One part of the Marispirochaeta sp. genome encodes these proteins:
- the ltrA gene encoding group II intron reverse transcriptase/maturase: protein MDKAKSYEISRHTVLEAFQRVKANKGKAGIDNESLDAFETDLKNNLYKIWNRMSSGSYFPPAVKAVEIPKKQGGNRVLGIPTVSDRVAQMVAKIYFEPEVEPHFHKDSYGYRPGKSAINAVAVTRERCWRYNWVLEYDIKGLFDNIDHDLLMKAVRKHTDIPWVILYIERWLKAPFQKADGTVVKRTKGTPQGGVISPVLANLFLHYAFDMWMDRTHPDKPFARYADDGVVHCRNLQAAEELYKSLRERFEECKLEIHPEKSKIVYCKDDDRKERYEHTSFDFLGYTFRPRRSKNRYGKHFINFTPAVSNKAKKAMRQTVRGWRMHLKNEKSLEDLSRMFNPVIRGWMQYYGRFYKSEMYSVLRHVDRALVKWVRRKFKKLRHQRRATHWLGSIAKRDAKLFHHWHVWKIRPAAG, encoded by the coding sequence ATGGACAAAGCAAAGTCGTACGAGATATCCAGGCACACGGTGCTGGAGGCATTTCAACGAGTAAAAGCGAATAAGGGGAAGGCTGGTATAGACAATGAGAGCCTTGATGCATTTGAAACCGATCTGAAGAATAACCTATACAAGATTTGGAATCGGATGTCATCGGGAAGCTATTTTCCCCCGGCCGTGAAAGCAGTGGAGATACCCAAGAAGCAAGGCGGAAATCGAGTGTTGGGAATACCGACAGTGTCGGATCGAGTGGCGCAGATGGTCGCAAAGATCTACTTTGAACCGGAAGTTGAACCGCATTTCCATAAAGATTCTTATGGATACAGGCCAGGAAAATCGGCAATTAACGCGGTGGCAGTTACGAGAGAACGATGCTGGAGGTATAACTGGGTGCTGGAGTATGATATCAAGGGCTTGTTTGACAACATTGACCATGACCTGCTGATGAAAGCAGTAAGGAAGCATACGGACATCCCCTGGGTGATACTCTATATTGAGAGGTGGCTTAAAGCACCATTCCAGAAGGCTGATGGAACAGTAGTAAAGCGGACAAAAGGCACTCCCCAAGGGGGTGTTATCAGTCCTGTTCTGGCAAACCTGTTTCTCCATTATGCTTTTGACATGTGGATGGATAGAACCCACCCGGACAAGCCGTTTGCCCGCTACGCTGATGATGGCGTTGTGCACTGCAGAAACCTGCAAGCTGCGGAAGAACTGTACAAAAGCTTGAGAGAACGGTTTGAGGAATGCAAACTGGAGATACACCCGGAGAAAAGCAAGATCGTCTATTGTAAAGATGATGATCGAAAAGAAAGGTATGAGCATACATCGTTTGATTTTCTGGGGTATACATTCCGTCCAAGAAGATCCAAAAATCGGTATGGAAAGCACTTTATCAACTTTACACCCGCAGTGAGTAACAAGGCAAAGAAAGCAATGAGACAGACCGTCAGGGGTTGGAGAATGCACTTAAAGAATGAAAAATCCCTGGAAGATTTGTCGAGGATGTTCAATCCTGTAATACGGGGATGGATGCAGTATTACGGACGCTTTTACAAATCGGAGATGTACTCGGTATTAAGACATGTTGACCGGGCATTAGTAAAATGGGTCAGACGGAAGTTCAAGAAACTAAGACATCAAAGACGAGCAACCCATTGGCTTGGAAGCATCGCCAAAAGAGATGCAAAATTATTTCACCATTGGCATGTGTGGAAGATTCGACCAGCGGCTGGATAA
- the ltrA gene encoding group II intron reverse transcriptase/maturase, whose translation MVLSNDKTGRTTEKPALETSLLDTVLSSANMAKAWKQVKRNEGGPGIDGITIARFPAYLKPRWERIKQAVLRGYYIPKPVKRVEIPKPSGGTRKLGIPVILDRMIQQAITQVLMPIFDPAFSDASHGFRPGRSAHGAIQQVQKYVQDGYRYAVDVDIEKFFDNVNHDILMHKVARKVKDKSVLRLIGRYLRAGVHEQDGTVQSTDIGTPQGGPLSPLLSNILLDVLDKELEQRGWRFARYADDRAPRRQQFAERRNCHV comes from the coding sequence ATGGTTCTCTCGAATGACAAAACGGGGCGGACCACGGAGAAACCAGCCTTGGAAACTTCTCTTCTGGATACGGTTCTTTCATCGGCCAACATGGCTAAGGCTTGGAAACAGGTCAAACGGAATGAGGGAGGTCCTGGGATTGACGGTATTACTATCGCTCGGTTTCCGGCCTACCTCAAACCCCGGTGGGAACGTATCAAGCAGGCTGTGCTACGGGGATACTATATTCCCAAACCGGTGAAACGGGTAGAGATACCTAAACCATCCGGCGGCACACGCAAGTTGGGGATTCCGGTTATTTTGGATCGGATGATCCAGCAGGCCATAACACAGGTCCTCATGCCGATCTTTGACCCGGCGTTTTCCGACGCCAGTCATGGATTTCGGCCGGGACGCTCGGCTCACGGAGCAATTCAGCAGGTACAGAAGTATGTACAGGATGGATACCGCTATGCGGTAGACGTGGACATCGAGAAATTCTTCGATAATGTCAACCATGATATCCTCATGCATAAGGTCGCCAGGAAGGTGAAGGACAAGAGTGTTCTGCGCCTGATCGGGCGGTATCTGCGAGCCGGGGTGCATGAACAGGACGGAACGGTGCAGTCAACGGACATCGGTACACCCCAGGGCGGCCCATTGTCGCCGTTACTTTCCAACATCCTTCTGGATGTACTGGACAAGGAACTGGAACAACGGGGCTGGAGATTCGCTCGCTATGCGGATGATCGTGCGCCAAGAAGACAGCAATTCGCCGAAAGGAGGAACTGTCATGTTTAA